From Mucilaginibacter gotjawali:
TCAAAGTTTAAAATTCTGAATAAACAGCGTTTTTTGCATGGTTATGGTTTATTAAAACTTAATAGGATTAGTCAACCTTGTTTAATTTATAACCCGGTTTCAATAATAAAAGGTAGGGGATGATCAAAAAAACGCCCCCGGCGGTTATCAGCAATGCCGTTTTTCCGCCATAGGCATACCACACCAGCCCGGTTATTGAACTGGCCAGCAGCGTACATATACTTTGAAAAGATGTGTACATGCCAATCGCGGTGGCCGTGTCTTTTTCTTTGCAGATATTAGTGATCCAGGCTTTTGTTATCCCTTCGGTCGCAGCAGCATAAATGCCGTATAAAAAGAATAGAACAAAATAAAATAATTCACTTTTGTTTATTGCCATGCCGGCATAAACAGCAACAAAAAACAGCAGCCCGGCAATTAAAACGCTTTTCATCCCTGTTTTATCGGCAAGTTTGCCCAAAGGGTAGGAGAATGCTGCGTATACAAAATTGTAAAAAACATAAATACCGATAACCGTGGTATCGCTAAACCCGTTTTCTTTGATCTTTAAAAGCAGGAATACATCCGAACTGTTTAGCAATGCAAAAAATAATAAGGCGATAAGCAACTGCCGATAAACGGCATGACTGACTTTCCAGTATTTAATAAAATCTAAAAAGCCAGGTTTCTTAACCAATGAAGGAACGGTTTTTTTCTTTTCACGGATTAAAAAAGTAATACCGATTGATAGTATGCCCGGAATAAATGCAATGAAGAATAAAGCTTTGTAATTCCCCGGATGAAAGACAAGGTACAAAAGGGCGATTAATGGGCCAAACACCGCTCCCAAAGTATCCATGCTCCTGTGAAAACCAAAAACACGTCCCTTGTATCTCGATGTTGTTTCGTCCGAAAGTAAGGCGTCCCTGGCGCCCGTCCTTATCCCTTTGCCAAGTCGGTCTGTGGTGCGCGAAAAGAACACCCATAATGGATATTTAAAGAGGGCCATCATCGGTTTTGATATAGCGCTAAGTGCGTATCCAATCCGAATAAAGGGCGACCGCTTGCCGGTGGCATCGCTTAAATTGCCGAAATAACCTTTGCTTAAGCCCGCTGTTGCTTCTGCAACGCCCTCCAGGATGCCTATCAAAATGACAGAAAAGCCAATGGCACGCAAATATACCGGCATCACCGGGTACAACATTTCACTGGCAATATCTGTAAAAAGACTCACCATTGACAGGATTAGCACATTCCTGGTGATTATTTTCATTGCAGAATTTATAAATTATCTGTCAGTTATAGCTACCGCAAGCGGTTTTTTTTAACGGGTCCCCTGGCATGTGAATTTTTTTGCCTGATTTTTGCAGGCATGTCAAAAAGAGTTTAATGCTGCAACAATACTTAATCCCCCAATAATATTTGAAAGTACGTAGCGGATAAGGTATTGCTTTGGCCGCTATAATTATATTTTTATTTGGTTACGGGCTGCCTGATGATAGTTTTCAATTTTTCGGGTGCGGTTCTGCGCATATCGTTCAGGTATATTTCCCGGTGTTTGCCGTGCAGTTTATAACCATTTTCTTTGATGAAAGCATGCAGTTTTAAAATATTTGGCCCTTCGGCGCTATATGGCCCTATATGCAGTAATTGTGCGCATACCCCTTCTTCCATGCTCTCAAGCCTTAAATTATTGAGCATAGGAAGGGCTTTTCTCCCGGCGGCCAGCTCTTTGGCCTGTTCAATAATGGGGCTGGTTATAAAATCGGGCTGCATAATCATTATAGTCCATTTCCAGGCGGCCTTATTCTCCATCGAAAAGCTGTTCATGTCATCGGTCCACCACAGGCCTTCCAATGGCATTACACCATAGTCAATTTGCTGCTCGCTTTTTTTTAACATAAATTTAAGCGTGTATGAAACGCTGAACAGCGCATTAACAGCTTCCTGGAATTGTACGGAATTATTGGGGTCGCCATGCCCGTCAATCATCAGGTAATTGAGTTTGGGTACGGTTACCAGGCTGATTTTATTGGCGGACACTTTATAAAGCGCTGCAAAGTCTTTTTTTAAATCTATCCTTTTCATTGTATTTTAGCCTTAGGTAGTTACCGGAGCTTTAACATTCAACTTCTTTATTTCTTCCATCAAGTTTTCAGGAATTTCGCGGCAATGGCAATGTTTAACGTGCTCCAGGTGCCAGGCTATTCGTTCTTCTTTGTTTGCGTTTTTTGGCATGGGATGTGCCAGGTGCCATTCTGTGTTCATTTTGTTTAAGTTTTAACTGTTTGTGAATTATTATGAAATAATCTGGCTGCATAAATCATGGAAAGCGAAAAAGTTACTATCCACACTGAGCCTATGAAATAAAAGAAGGGGTTAAAATAGGCAGCTATAAAAATCAGGATCAGTAATCCGTTGATCAGCATCCAGGTATATAAGTTTTTGTATTTTTTGCGAAACGCAAACGCAGCAAACAGGGAGGAGAGGCTCATAAAAAAATAACCCAGGCAGTCAATTGCAAACATGAAACTACCATGTTTAAAAGCAAGCGGGTAGGTTTCATTTATTTCGCGTCTTATCAACGCCGGCACAATTACAGTGAGCTGGGTAAAGTAGTTCATGGTTGCAAATGCGCAGTAAATAACTCCAAAACTGATTGCTATCGCTGTCCAAATTTTTTCATGCCCGTTTGCTGCGTAATGCAGGCAGGCTATCAGCACCATGAAAGCCGGTGCCAAAAATAGCGATGGCA
This genomic window contains:
- a CDS encoding MFS transporter — translated: MKIITRNVLILSMVSLFTDIASEMLYPVMPVYLRAIGFSVILIGILEGVAEATAGLSKGYFGNLSDATGKRSPFIRIGYALSAISKPMMALFKYPLWVFFSRTTDRLGKGIRTGARDALLSDETTSRYKGRVFGFHRSMDTLGAVFGPLIALLYLVFHPGNYKALFFIAFIPGILSIGITFLIREKKKTVPSLVKKPGFLDFIKYWKVSHAVYRQLLIALLFFALLNSSDVFLLLKIKENGFSDTTVIGIYVFYNFVYAAFSYPLGKLADKTGMKSVLIAGLLFFVAVYAGMAINKSELFYFVLFFLYGIYAAATEGITKAWITNICKEKDTATAIGMYTSFQSICTLLASSITGLVWYAYGGKTALLITAGGVFLIIPYLLLLKPGYKLNKVD
- a CDS encoding GyrI-like domain-containing protein, with the protein product MKRIDLKKDFAALYKVSANKISLVTVPKLNYLMIDGHGDPNNSVQFQEAVNALFSVSYTLKFMLKKSEQQIDYGVMPLEGLWWTDDMNSFSMENKAAWKWTIMIMQPDFITSPIIEQAKELAAGRKALPMLNNLRLESMEEGVCAQLLHIGPYSAEGPNILKLHAFIKENGYKLHGKHREIYLNDMRRTAPEKLKTIIRQPVTK